One genomic segment of Candidatus Methylomirabilota bacterium includes these proteins:
- a CDS encoding MoaD/ThiS family protein — MIRVVLPAHLRTLARVDGELKLDVDGQVTQRSVLDALEACYPMLRGTIRDHVTHQRRAFVRFFACEQDLSLESPNAPLPDAVATGAEPFLIVGAMAGG; from the coding sequence ATGATCCGGGTGGTGCTGCCGGCGCATCTGCGGACGCTCGCGCGCGTCGACGGCGAGCTGAAGCTCGACGTCGACGGTCAGGTCACGCAGCGCTCGGTGCTCGACGCGCTCGAGGCCTGCTATCCGATGCTGCGCGGGACGATCCGCGACCACGTCACGCACCAGCGCCGCGCCTTCGTGAGGTTCTTCGCCTGCGAGCAGGATCTCTCCCTCGAATCGCCGAACGCCCCGCTGCCCGACGCCGTCGCGACGGGGGCCGAGCCTTTTCTGATCGTGGGCGCCATGGCCGGCGGTTAG
- a CDS encoding DoxX family protein: MTYALWIVQGLLAALFLFAGGAKLALPLDQMAGPVALPGWFLRFLGVAEVLGALGLILPGLLRIRPGLTPLAAAGLVIIMIGATAVTLAGGMVAMALMNVVVALLAAFVAYGRWRLAPHRGSSHPSVAAVR; the protein is encoded by the coding sequence ATGACCTATGCGCTGTGGATCGTTCAGGGGCTGCTCGCGGCCCTCTTTCTGTTTGCCGGTGGCGCGAAGCTGGCCCTGCCGCTCGACCAGATGGCGGGGCCCGTGGCGCTGCCGGGCTGGTTCTTGAGGTTCCTCGGCGTGGCCGAGGTGCTCGGCGCGCTCGGCCTGATCCTCCCCGGCCTGCTGCGCATCCGGCCGGGGCTGACACCGCTGGCCGCCGCGGGGCTGGTGATCATCATGATCGGAGCGACGGCGGTCACGTTGGCGGGCGGTATGGTGGCGATGGCGCTGATGAACGTGGTCGTGGCGCTCCTCGCGGCGTTCGTCGCCTACGGTCGCTGGCGGCTGGCGCCGCATCGCGGGTCGTCTCACCCGTCGGTCGCCGCCGTTAGATAA
- a CDS encoding YciI family protein, with product MKYMLLICRDEPAWARLDVTERRQIYTETVTLSEELTSRGQYLGGFPLHPSSSATSVRVRDGKPLVTDGPFAETREQLGGYMIVDVKDLDEAIAIAARIPLARTSTVEIRPVREGEPT from the coding sequence GTGAAATACATGCTGCTGATTTGCCGCGACGAGCCGGCCTGGGCCAGGCTCGACGTGACCGAGCGACGGCAGATCTACACGGAGACCGTGACGCTCTCAGAAGAGCTCACGTCGCGCGGGCAGTATCTTGGCGGCTTCCCGCTGCACCCGTCGTCATCGGCGACCAGCGTCCGGGTGCGCGACGGCAAGCCGCTCGTGACCGACGGTCCGTTCGCGGAGACCCGCGAGCAGCTCGGTGGCTACATGATCGTCGACGTCAAAGATCTCGACGAAGCCATCGCCATCGCCGCGCGCATCCCGTTGGCTCGCACGAGCACCGTCGAGATCCGGCCGGTGAGGGAGGGCGAGCCGACATGA
- a CDS encoding SRPBCC family protein, producing MSTRRRLVKILIALAAIAVVLVVVVAMRPSEFRVARTARIAAPAPVLFAQVNDFHKWEAWSPWAKLDPAMKQAYEGAPAGTGAVYTWAGNKEVGEGRMTLTESRPSELIKIELEFFKPFATTSTAEFTFKPEGDHTLVTWSMTGQNNFIAKAVHLFMDMDTMVGGQFENGLARMKSVAEAVHKP from the coding sequence ATGAGCACGAGACGTCGGCTCGTGAAGATCCTCATCGCGCTCGCAGCCATCGCCGTCGTGCTCGTCGTCGTCGTCGCCATGCGGCCCTCCGAGTTCCGCGTCGCGCGGACGGCCCGGATCGCCGCCCCCGCGCCCGTGCTCTTCGCGCAGGTAAACGATTTCCACAAGTGGGAGGCGTGGAGTCCCTGGGCGAAGCTCGATCCGGCGATGAAGCAGGCGTACGAGGGCGCGCCGGCCGGGACCGGCGCCGTCTACACGTGGGCCGGCAACAAGGAGGTGGGCGAAGGGCGGATGACGCTGACGGAGAGCCGTCCGAGCGAGCTGATCAAGATCGAGCTCGAATTCTTCAAGCCCTTCGCGACCACTAGCACCGCTGAGTTCACCTTCAAGCCCGAGGGCGATCACACCCTGGTGACGTGGAGCATGACCGGCCAGAACAACTTCATCGCCAAGGCGGTTCACCTGTTCATGGACATGGACACGATGGTCGGCGGCCAGTTCGAGAATGGGCTGGCGCGAATGAAGTCGGTGGCGGAAGCGGTGCACAAGCCGTAG
- a CDS encoding YciI family protein, protein MRFMLLVKADKSSEAGVLPTKELVAAMGKFNEEMAKAGVLLAAEGLHPSSKGARLTFSRGKPTVTDGPFAAPTELLAGFWLIQVKSRNEAIAWAARAPFGEGAVLEVRQVFEASDFPPEIRP, encoded by the coding sequence ATGCGATTCATGCTGCTGGTCAAGGCCGACAAGAGCTCGGAGGCGGGCGTGCTCCCGACCAAGGAGCTCGTCGCCGCGATGGGGAAGTTCAACGAGGAGATGGCGAAGGCCGGCGTGCTGCTCGCGGCCGAGGGGCTGCACCCGAGCTCGAAGGGGGCGCGCCTCACGTTCTCCAGGGGGAAGCCCACGGTGACCGACGGGCCTTTCGCCGCGCCGACCGAGCTGCTCGCCGGCTTCTGGTTGATCCAGGTGAAGTCGAGGAACGAGGCGATCGCGTGGGCCGCGCGCGCCCCCTTCGGCGAGGGCGCGGTGCTCGAGGTCCGCCAGGTGTTCGAGGCGTCGGACTTCCCGCCCGAGATCCGTCCATGA